From Mesorhizobium sp. Pch-S:
CGATGACGTTGCCGACGTAATCCTCTGGCGTAACGACCTCGACCTTCATGATCGGCTCAAGCAGCTGGACGCCAAGCTTCGGGGCAGCTTCCCTGAAAGCAGCACGCGAAGCGATTTCGAAGGCCAGGACCGAGGAGTCGACGTCGTGGAAGGCGCCATCGATCAGCGTCGCCTTGACGCCGATCATCGGGAAGCCAGCGAACGGGCCGGAAGACATCACCGAACCGATGCCCTTTTCGACACCCGGGATGTATTCCTTCGGAACCGAACCGCCGACGATCTTGGACTCGAACACGTAGTCCTCGCCTTCCGGATTCGGCTCGAATACCAGCTTGACGCGGGCGAACTGGCCCGTACCGCCGGTCTGCTTCTTGTGGGTGTAGTCCTGCTCGTGGGTACGGGTGATCGTCTCACGGTAGGCAACCTGCGGCGCGCCGACATTCGCCTCGACCTTGAACTCGCGACGCATACGGTCGACGATGATATCGAGGTGAAGTTCGCCCATGCCGGCGATGATGGTCTGGCCCGATTCCTCGTCGGTCTTGACGCGGAAGGACGGATCTTCGGCAGCCAGGCGATGCAGCGCGAGGCCCATCTTTTCCTGGTCGCCCTTGGTCTTCGGCTCGATCGCGATCTGGATGACCGGATCCGGGAATTCCATGCGCTCCAGGATAACCGGATGCAGCGGATCGCACAGCGTGTCGCCGGTGGTGGTTTCCTTGAGGCCGGCCAGAGCGACGATGTCGCCGGCAAAAGCCTCTTCGATGTCGGCGCGCGAATTGGCGTGCATCTGCAGCATGCGGCCGATGCGTTCCTTCTTGCCCTTCACGGTGTTGTCGAGCGACGAACCCTTGGTGAGCTTGCCCGAATAGATGCGGGCGAATGTGAGCGAGCCGACGAACGGATCGTTCATGATCTTGAAAGCGAGCATGGACAGCGGCTCGTTGTCGTCCGCATGACGCTCGATCTCGGCATCGGTCTTGGCGTCAACGCCCTTGATGGCGGGAACGTCGATCGGCGACGGCAAGTATTCGACAACGGCGTCGAGCAGCGGCTGCACGCCCTTGTTCTTGAAGGCCGAGCCACAGAACATCGGGAAGAACTTCACTGCGATGGTGCCCTTGCGGATCAGCGCACGCAGCTGGTCGTTCGACGGCAGATTGCCTTCGAGATAGGCATTCATCGCATCGTCGTCCATTTCGACGGCGGCTTCGATGAGCTTCTCGCGGAACTCCTCGGCGCGAGCCTGGAGGTCGGCCGGGATCTCGACGACATCCCAGGCAGCGCCCAGCGATTCGTCACGCCAGACCAGTGCGTTCATCTCGATCAGGTCGACAACGCCCTTGAACTCGGACTCAGCGCCGATCGGCAGCTGCATGACGACAGCCTGCGCACCGAGACGCGAACCGATCATCTCCACCGAGCGGTAGAAATCGGCGCCGATCTTGTCCATCTTGTTGCAGAAGATCATGCGCGGAACGCGATACTTGTCGGCCTGACGCCAGACGGTCTCGGTCTGCGGCTCGACACCGGCGTTGGCGTCGAGCAGCGCAATGGCGCCATCGAGCACGCGCAGCGAACGCTCGACTTCGATGGTGAAGTCGACGTGGCCGGGGGTGTCGATGATGTTGAAGCGGCGCATCTTGCCGTCACGACCCTGCCAGAAGGTGGTGGTCGCAGCGGACGTGATGGTGATGCCGCGTTCCTGCTCCTGCTCCATCCAGTCCATGGTGGCAGCGCCGTCGTGGACTTCGCCGATCTTGTGCGACTTGCCCGTATAATACAGGACGCGCTCAGTCGTCGTCGTCTTGCCGGCGTCGATGTGCGCCATGATACCGAAATTGCGGTAGTCTTCGATTTTATATTCGCGGGCCATGGGAGGTGCCTCTCAAGTCTCGTTCGCGCTTACCAGCGGTAGTGCGCGAAAGCGCGGTTGGCTTCCGCCATCTTGTGGGTGTCTTCACGCTTCTTCACAGCGGTGCCGCGGTTGTTGGCCGCGTCCATCAGCTCGCCGGAGAGGCGGTCGACCATGGTGGTCTCGTTGCGGTTGCGTGCAGCCGTGATCAGCCAGCGGATGGCGAGAGCCTGACGACGCTCCGGGCGAACATCGACCGGAACCTGGTAGGTCGCACCACCGACGCGACGCGAACGCACTTCGACGTGCGGAGCGACGTTGTCGAGCGCCTGATGGAAAACCGACACCGGCTCCTGCTTGGTCTTGGATTGCACCTGATCGAGCGCACCATAGACGATCGTCTCGGCAACCGACTTCTTGCCATCATACATGACGGCATTCATGAACTTGGTGATCACCAGATCGCCGAACTTCGGATCCGGGTTGATCTCACGCTTATCTGCACTGTGACGACGGGACATGGTTCTTGTCTCTCAATCTCGCAGGCTTGGCGCACAAACAAAAAGCGCCGAAGCCGGAAAACCTTACTTCGGACGCTTGGCGCCGTACTTCGAACGGCGCTGCTTGCGGTTCTTGACGCCCTGGGTGTCGAGCACGCCACGGATGACGTGATAGCGCACACCCGGAAGGTCTTTCACGCGGCCGCCACGGATCATGACAACCGAGTGCTCCTGAAGGTTGTGGCCTTCACCCGGGATGTAGCCGATCACTTCGAAACCGTTGGTCAGACGAATCTTGGCCACCTTGCGCAGAGCCGAGTTCGGCTTCTTCGGCGTGGTCGTGTAAACGCGTGTGCAGACGCCCCGCTTCTGCGGGTTCTGCTGCATGGCCGGGACCTTGTTTCGCGTTGCCGGCACCTGGCGCGGCTTGCGGATCAGCTGGTTTACGGTAGGCATTAAACCTTCCTTCTAGTTCTCAATCTCGTGTCGCAAACCCGTTATGGGCCGTTTCAAGCGGCTTTCCATACGCAAATTCGGGCCGAAACCGCGCGTTTGCGGTCTTGCCCGAACAAAAAGCAGAGGAAGCGTTGCCGCTTCATGCGTGACGGAAATGTCATTCGCTCGTAAAACGAACCCTGTTTGAGGCAAACTCCAAGGCGCGACGCCTCGGAAAAGCTGACCTCACATCGGTTCAGACGTCGCGGCTTCTACTCGCAACATCGCAAACCGTCAAGCCCGCAAGCCTAGAAATTCCGCTTCGGCCGAGGCTTGGCTGCCATGCGCGCAACGCATGTAATATTCTTGCGCCTTTTTGCATATGCGAGGAAGAAAGTGACCGGGTTGCGGCTGTCCCCTGGCACGGCTTCATGCAAAAAGGGGCAAAACGTCCGTGTGGGCGGCCCATATGAAGGAATCAGTCTTTGCAGGACCCTCTCAACGACAATGACGAGCCCCGTCCGGTCATGATCATCACAGGTCGGGTCTGGAAGAAGAAAAACGGCAAGCCGGAAGGTGTCCATGTGATGCTGATGGCACCCGACGATGATTCTGCCGTGCGCCGCGCCCTGGAATCACTCGCGGCCGAGGGGTATGCCGAAGCCGAGCTCGACCAGATCGGCGAGATGCAGGAAGAACCCGACGAGGAACCACACCTTTCAGCCTATCAAGGCGCGCTCGAGGGTGAAGTCTCGATCGTCACCTTCGACGAGCCGATCTAGCGGAAGACGACGGTGGCTGGGGAGCAGGGCCAAACGGCAACATCGCGGGATTGGGCGGACCGCGCCGTCGCGGCCATCGAAGCCGACCAGCATCGATCAGCCGACACCCATCTGTG
This genomic window contains:
- the fusA gene encoding elongation factor G codes for the protein MAREYKIEDYRNFGIMAHIDAGKTTTTERVLYYTGKSHKIGEVHDGAATMDWMEQEQERGITITSAATTTFWQGRDGKMRRFNIIDTPGHVDFTIEVERSLRVLDGAIALLDANAGVEPQTETVWRQADKYRVPRMIFCNKMDKIGADFYRSVEMIGSRLGAQAVVMQLPIGAESEFKGVVDLIEMNALVWRDESLGAAWDVVEIPADLQARAEEFREKLIEAAVEMDDDAMNAYLEGNLPSNDQLRALIRKGTIAVKFFPMFCGSAFKNKGVQPLLDAVVEYLPSPIDVPAIKGVDAKTDAEIERHADDNEPLSMLAFKIMNDPFVGSLTFARIYSGKLTKGSSLDNTVKGKKERIGRMLQMHANSRADIEEAFAGDIVALAGLKETTTGDTLCDPLHPVILERMEFPDPVIQIAIEPKTKGDQEKMGLALHRLAAEDPSFRVKTDEESGQTIIAGMGELHLDIIVDRMRREFKVEANVGAPQVAYRETITRTHEQDYTHKKQTGGTGQFARVKLVFEPNPEGEDYVFESKIVGGSVPKEYIPGVEKGIGSVMSSGPFAGFPMIGVKATLIDGAFHDVDSSVLAFEIASRAAFREAAPKLGVQLLEPIMKVEVVTPEDYVGNVIGDLNSRRGQIQGQETRGVAVVVNAMVPLANMFKYVDSLRSMSQGRAQYTMQFDHYEPVPTAVAQEVQKKYA
- the rpsG gene encoding 30S ribosomal protein S7 encodes the protein MSRRHSADKREINPDPKFGDLVITKFMNAVMYDGKKSVAETIVYGALDQVQSKTKQEPVSVFHQALDNVAPHVEVRSRRVGGATYQVPVDVRPERRQALAIRWLITAARNRNETTMVDRLSGELMDAANNRGTAVKKREDTHKMAEANRAFAHYRW
- the rpsL gene encoding 30S ribosomal protein S12 — its product is MPTVNQLIRKPRQVPATRNKVPAMQQNPQKRGVCTRVYTTTPKKPNSALRKVAKIRLTNGFEVIGYIPGEGHNLQEHSVVMIRGGRVKDLPGVRYHVIRGVLDTQGVKNRKQRRSKYGAKRPK
- a CDS encoding transcriptional regulator, encoding MIITGRVWKKKNGKPEGVHVMLMAPDDDSAVRRALESLAAEGYAEAELDQIGEMQEEPDEEPHLSAYQGALEGEVSIVTFDEPI